The Panacibacter microcysteis genome includes a window with the following:
- a CDS encoding glutamine synthetase III: MSLRFKALHNLLSVPDVKVESPDRVTDIFGENVFTIKTAREYLSDEAFKSLSTSIKGGKRIDRAMAHQIANGLRAWAEKKGVTHFTHWFQPLTGTTAEKHDSFFTIKSDGSPLEEFDGAALTQQEPDASSFPSGGLRATFEARGYTAWDPSSPVFIMEIGNGKTLCIPTIFVSYTGESLDYKAPLLKAIEAVNKASVDVCNYFDKNIAKVTPTLGWEQEYFVIDEGLANARPDLIQCGRTVFGASPAKGQQLEDHYFGSIPERVYAFMRDFEQEAYKLGIPLRTRHNEVAPAQFECAPIFEEVNLAVDHNILLMDIMERVARRHKLKVLFHEKPFAGINGSGKHNNWSLATDTGVNLLAPGKTPKTNLMFLTFFVNSIKAVHDYADVLRASIASAGNDHRLGANEAPPAIISVFIGEYLTKVLYDIETRVGDKFDEQDEAILKLDLHRSIPELMLDNTDRNRTSPFAFTGNKFEFRAVGSAANCANAMIALNTIMAETLRTFKQDVDGLIEKGEKKEIAIMHIIQKYIVESKKVLFEGDGYSDEWHHEAERRGLANVPTTPLALDAMISERTKQLFESNNVYNHLELEARHEIELEKYIKKVQIEARVMGDLALNHIIPSAIEYMNKVTANINSIKATGLPDTAYASQFEILKQMTERVQTIYSKVHAMVEKRKIVNNMEDTRTKAIAYCTQIKEPFFDEIRYNVDKLEALVNDELWTLPKYREMLLLR, from the coding sequence ATGTCACTACGATTTAAAGCGCTGCATAACCTGTTGAGTGTACCGGATGTAAAAGTGGAAAGTCCAGACCGTGTTACCGATATATTTGGCGAAAACGTTTTTACCATTAAAACAGCAAGGGAATACCTTAGTGACGAAGCATTTAAAAGCCTGTCAACAAGCATTAAAGGGGGCAAAAGAATTGATCGCGCCATGGCGCACCAGATAGCAAATGGATTAAGGGCGTGGGCAGAAAAGAAAGGCGTAACTCACTTTACGCACTGGTTTCAGCCACTTACAGGCACCACTGCAGAAAAACACGATTCCTTTTTTACCATAAAAAGCGACGGCAGCCCGCTGGAAGAGTTTGACGGCGCTGCCCTTACCCAACAGGAGCCTGATGCTTCGTCGTTCCCCAGCGGTGGCCTGCGCGCAACTTTTGAAGCACGCGGATATACAGCATGGGACCCCTCCTCGCCGGTGTTTATCATGGAAATAGGCAATGGTAAAACCCTTTGCATACCTACCATCTTCGTTTCTTACACCGGCGAATCGCTCGACTATAAAGCGCCGTTACTAAAAGCTATTGAAGCAGTTAATAAAGCTTCTGTAGATGTGTGCAACTACTTCGATAAAAACATAGCCAAAGTAACACCCACGCTTGGCTGGGAGCAGGAATATTTTGTAATTGATGAAGGTCTTGCCAATGCCAGGCCAGACCTTATTCAATGTGGCAGAACTGTATTTGGCGCATCTCCGGCTAAAGGCCAGCAACTGGAAGATCATTACTTTGGATCTATACCGGAAAGAGTGTATGCATTTATGCGCGATTTTGAGCAGGAAGCCTATAAATTAGGCATTCCATTGCGCACCCGCCACAACGAAGTGGCACCAGCCCAGTTTGAGTGTGCACCTATTTTTGAAGAAGTAAACCTTGCTGTTGACCACAACATCCTGCTGATGGATATTATGGAACGCGTGGCCAGGAGACACAAGCTAAAAGTGCTTTTTCACGAGAAACCGTTTGCCGGCATCAATGGCAGCGGTAAGCACAACAACTGGAGCCTGGCAACTGACACAGGCGTAAACCTGCTTGCACCGGGTAAAACTCCAAAGACAAACCTGATGTTCCTTACATTCTTTGTGAACTCCATCAAAGCAGTGCATGATTACGCTGATGTGTTGCGGGCTTCTATTGCATCAGCTGGTAACGACCACAGGTTAGGCGCCAATGAAGCACCGCCGGCAATCATCTCGGTTTTTATAGGTGAGTACCTTACAAAAGTTTTGTATGATATCGAAACACGGGTAGGTGATAAATTTGATGAACAGGATGAAGCAATCTTAAAACTGGACCTGCATCGCAGTATACCCGAACTCATGCTTGATAATACGGACCGGAACCGCACATCGCCTTTTGCATTTACAGGCAATAAATTTGAGTTTCGTGCGGTAGGCTCTGCTGCCAACTGTGCCAATGCGATGATAGCGCTCAATACGATTATGGCTGAGACATTGCGCACGTTTAAACAGGATGTGGACGGATTGATTGAAAAAGGCGAAAAGAAAGAGATCGCCATCATGCACATTATTCAGAAATACATTGTTGAAAGCAAGAAAGTTTTGTTTGAAGGCGATGGCTACAGCGACGAATGGCACCACGAGGCAGAACGCCGCGGCCTGGCAAATGTACCAACCACGCCGCTTGCGCTGGATGCAATGATCTCTGAAAGAACAAAACAGCTTTTTGAAAGCAACAACGTGTACAACCACCTGGAGCTGGAAGCCCGTCATGAAATAGAATTGGAAAAGTACATTAAGAAGGTGCAGATTGAAGCGAGGGTAATGGGTGACCTGGCACTTAACCACATTATACCTTCTGCTATTGAGTATATGAACAAGGTTACGGCCAACATCAACAGTATAAAAGCAACCGGCTTACCAGATACCGCTTACGCAAGCCAGTTTGAGATACTGAAGCAAATGACAGAACGCGTTCAAACCATTTACAGTAAAGTGCATGCGATGGTAGAGAAGAGAAAGATCGTAAATAATATGGAAGATACGCGTACCAAAGCCATTGCTTACTGTACGCAAATCAAAGAGCCGTTTTTTGATGAGATACGCTATAATGTGGATAAGCTGGAAGCATTGGTAAACGATGAATTATGGACACTTCCCAAATACCGGGAAATGCTTTTGCTGAGATAA
- a CDS encoding OmpA family protein, which translates to MSKVHFDEHSIRKYVLTIFLGFAAVFCFLVLMMQWHGDFVPGGTHHEAAEGAATAHHEEHAAAATTEEHKAPSMKVTLPGGVEIEAFKGGIEDQLVTFLNDSTSKAGKDVWFDFDNLNFKTGSAEITEESNVQVQNIAAILKAYPKLKVKIGGYTDKTGDSAANMKLSQERGDAVLSAIKSKQANEAQLLGAEGYGSQYAKAAADAPDVEKQKDRRISLGVREK; encoded by the coding sequence ATGAGTAAAGTACACTTCGACGAGCACAGCATTAGAAAATATGTATTGACGATCTTTCTTGGCTTTGCGGCTGTTTTCTGTTTCCTGGTGTTGATGATGCAATGGCACGGAGATTTTGTTCCGGGCGGCACACACCATGAAGCTGCAGAAGGTGCTGCAACAGCGCACCACGAAGAGCATGCTGCCGCGGCAACAACAGAAGAGCATAAAGCACCTTCCATGAAAGTTACTTTACCCGGCGGCGTAGAAATTGAGGCATTCAAAGGTGGTATAGAAGATCAGCTTGTTACTTTCCTCAACGATTCAACAAGTAAAGCAGGCAAAGATGTATGGTTCGATTTTGATAACCTCAATTTTAAAACCGGTAGTGCAGAAATTACAGAAGAAAGCAACGTACAGGTTCAAAACATAGCAGCCATACTCAAAGCATATCCAAAGCTGAAAGTGAAAATTGGTGGTTACACAGACAAAACGGGCGATAGCGCAGCCAACATGAAGCTATCGCAGGAGCGTGGAGATGCAGTGTTGAGTGCTATAAAATCCAAACAGGCCAATGAAGCGCAATTGCTCGGCGCTGAAGGCTATGGCTCGCAGTACGCAAAAGCTGCTGCAGATGCGCCTGATGTGGAAAAACAGAAAGACCGCAGGATCTCGCTTGGTGTAAGAGAAAAATAA
- a CDS encoding peptidoglycan DD-metalloendopeptidase family protein, protein MIANLLRKYSSTFHPVVPFKAEHDRLLLMDFTDANTKLTPPILTDTLLFSAYVHTELQNTGALYGIGGYAENRTIYSRSPHFHTAAHEEPRRLHLGVDIWGSAGTPVFAPLGGMVHSFAFNNAYGDYGATIVLLHQLDGMAFYTLYGHLSLPDIAVLKEGHYINRGQLFAHFGTPEENGYWPPHLHLQVIENMELKEGDYPGVCKLSEREKYLTNCPDPDILLGMMQYASARHSH, encoded by the coding sequence ATGATAGCCAATTTACTCAGGAAATACAGCAGCACTTTTCACCCGGTTGTGCCGTTTAAAGCGGAGCACGACAGGTTGTTGTTAATGGATTTTACTGATGCCAATACAAAACTTACACCACCCATTCTTACTGATACATTGTTGTTTTCAGCATATGTACATACCGAATTACAAAACACCGGGGCATTGTATGGAATTGGTGGTTATGCTGAAAACAGAACCATTTACAGCCGTAGCCCGCATTTTCATACTGCTGCTCATGAAGAGCCGCGGCGCCTTCACCTCGGTGTAGACATATGGGGCAGTGCAGGTACTCCTGTGTTTGCACCGCTGGGTGGCATGGTGCATAGCTTTGCATTCAATAACGCGTATGGTGATTACGGTGCAACAATTGTACTGCTGCACCAACTGGATGGTATGGCCTTCTACACACTATACGGGCATTTATCATTACCGGATATCGCCGTTTTGAAAGAAGGTCATTACATAAATCGTGGCCAGCTGTTTGCACATTTCGGTACACCTGAAGAGAACGGCTACTGGCCACCACATTTGCATTTGCAGGTAATAGAAAACATGGAATTAAAAGAAGGTGATTATCCCGGGGTTTGTAAACTTAGTGAACGTGAAAAATACCTCACCAACTGCCCGGACCCGGACATACTCCTTGGGATGATGCAATACGCATCAGCAAGACACAGCCATTAA
- a CDS encoding phosphatidylserine decarboxylase family protein gives MTIHREGYKSIAIAALLFGLINIISFSFLSETAPLVTTLIFIVTLFLFLFIVSFFRIPKRTLTISNNQVICPADGKVVVIEEITDKEFYNDRRIQVSIFMSPANVHVNRNPMSGRVTYSKYHKGKYLVAWHPKSSEENERHSVVIENNSGSILVKQIAGALAKRICNYLSVGDEVKQGTELGFIKFGSRVDVLLPLHAKVNVQMNEVVKGGVTVLASF, from the coding sequence ATGACAATTCACCGGGAAGGTTATAAATCTATTGCCATTGCAGCCTTATTATTCGGGCTTATTAATATTATTTCTTTCAGCTTTTTGAGTGAGACAGCTCCCCTGGTTACAACACTTATTTTCATCGTTACGCTTTTTCTCTTTCTTTTTATTGTTTCCTTTTTTCGTATTCCAAAACGTACACTTACCATTAGCAATAACCAGGTTATTTGCCCTGCAGATGGTAAAGTAGTAGTTATAGAAGAAATTACCGATAAAGAATTTTACAACGACAGGCGCATACAGGTGAGCATTTTTATGAGCCCGGCCAACGTGCATGTGAACCGCAACCCCATGAGTGGCAGGGTTACCTACAGCAAATACCACAAAGGAAAATACCTGGTGGCATGGCACCCCAAATCTTCCGAAGAAAACGAAAGGCACAGCGTGGTAATAGAAAATAACAGTGGCTCTATACTTGTAAAGCAGATAGCCGGTGCACTGGCAAAAAGGATCTGTAACTATCTTTCTGTAGGAGATGAAGTTAAACAAGGCACAGAGCTTGGCTTCATAAAATTTGGCAGCCGTGTAGATGTATTGTTGCCACTACATGCAAAAGTAAATGTGCAAATGAATGAAGTAGTAAAAGGCGGCGTTACTGTACTGGCAAGTTTTTAA
- a CDS encoding glycosyltransferase family 4 protein, producing MPTPVTTTFNIVQVIDRLHIGGAERVLVTLSNLLYEHGHHVTVLTTVTPGPLAESLHKNIPLVNLNRRSKWNPFTMLRLIKTVRKFDIVHVHSRHNLRYLWLAKKIFGLKTPVFYHEHHGYRIHTSATALEKKMFAGVVFIAVSEQLKAWAIQKACTKESQTFTLANTVIRYVHDKALTARKESAFTELVMTGNFVPVKNMAFAIQLLAYLNAAETRYKLTIIGSVADKNYYESIVALVSSEGQEKYVRYITDCKNIQPILHQFDLAIHTATSESGPLVLVEYIAQGLPFVTYETGEVTAQVKEALPASVINNFNVEDWAGRIRLIQQQDKLKTGAQLAAIFEAYYSAAAYYQKCMNIYDEGLQHTNQ from the coding sequence ATGCCCACACCAGTTACTACAACATTCAATATTGTACAGGTAATAGACCGCTTACACATTGGCGGTGCAGAAAGAGTGTTGGTTACACTCAGCAATCTCTTGTATGAGCATGGGCATCATGTAACCGTTCTTACCACTGTTACACCTGGGCCACTGGCTGAATCTTTACATAAAAATATCCCGCTTGTTAATCTTAACCGTCGTAGTAAATGGAACCCGTTTACCATGCTGCGGTTAATAAAAACAGTAAGAAAATTTGATATTGTACATGTACATTCCCGCCATAACCTGCGCTACCTGTGGCTGGCTAAAAAAATATTTGGTTTAAAGACACCGGTATTTTATCATGAACATCATGGATACCGTATACACACCAGTGCAACCGCACTGGAAAAGAAAATGTTTGCCGGTGTTGTTTTCATAGCCGTATCTGAACAACTGAAAGCCTGGGCCATTCAAAAAGCGTGTACAAAAGAATCGCAAACATTTACGCTTGCCAATACTGTTATACGCTATGTGCATGATAAAGCCTTAACCGCCAGGAAAGAAAGCGCTTTCACAGAACTTGTAATGACAGGCAATTTTGTACCGGTAAAAAACATGGCCTTTGCCATACAACTACTCGCTTACCTGAATGCCGCCGAAACCCGCTATAAGCTTACCATTATTGGCTCGGTTGCCGATAAAAACTATTACGAAAGTATTGTTGCATTGGTAAGCAGTGAAGGACAGGAGAAATATGTGCGTTACATTACAGATTGCAAAAACATACAGCCGATACTGCACCAGTTCGATCTGGCTATACATACAGCTACATCAGAATCTGGCCCGCTGGTGTTGGTTGAATATATTGCCCAGGGCTTACCGTTTGTTACGTATGAAACCGGTGAGGTTACCGCACAGGTAAAAGAAGCATTGCCAGCAAGCGTGATCAATAACTTTAATGTTGAAGATTGGGCTGGCCGCATAAGATTGATACAACAACAGGATAAACTAAAAACAGGAGCACAACTGGCGGCTATTTTTGAAGCATATTATAGTGCCGCAGCGTATTATCAAAAATGTATGAATATATATGATGAAGGCTTGCAACACACGAACCAATAG
- a CDS encoding response regulator: protein MPEQKLKLLVADDHRLFIEGLQFVLKQDLKIEVAGFAINGKEAVEKCNSKDYDAVLMDVHMPIIDGIQATIAIKQIYPNMKIIMLSTANDLVTVTNALKAGANAYVLKDAGSAELIRALHAVNRGEIYFSASIAHFFSKNGAPKTTKEYIHFSENLITTREQSVLRLIAEGFTNQEIADTLFISVKTADTHRKNLIAKLKVSNTASLVKFAVQNKLI, encoded by the coding sequence ATGCCTGAACAAAAACTTAAACTGCTGGTAGCAGACGATCATCGTCTTTTTATAGAAGGTCTGCAGTTTGTATTAAAACAAGACCTTAAAATTGAGGTTGCCGGCTTTGCCATCAATGGTAAAGAAGCCGTAGAAAAGTGCAACAGCAAAGATTACGATGCGGTATTAATGGATGTACACATGCCCATTATAGATGGCATACAAGCCACTATTGCAATTAAACAGATCTACCCAAATATGAAGATCATTATGCTAAGCACAGCCAATGATCTTGTAACGGTTACCAATGCATTAAAAGCCGGTGCAAACGCTTACGTGCTAAAAGACGCAGGCAGCGCAGAACTGATAAGGGCACTGCATGCGGTTAACCGCGGAGAGATTTATTTTTCTGCTTCCATTGCGCATTTTTTCTCAAAGAATGGTGCGCCAAAAACCACCAAAGAATATATACACTTTTCCGAAAACCTTATCACCACACGCGAACAATCTGTACTGCGGCTGATAGCTGAAGGTTTTACCAACCAGGAAATTGCAGATACATTGTTTATTTCGGTAAAGACCGCAGACACGCATAGAAAAAATCTTATTGCCAAGCTCAAGGTGTCCAATACGGCCTCGCTGGTAAAGTTTGCAGTGCAGAATAAACTGATCTGA
- a CDS encoding sensor histidine kinase — MMKYAVYILFCTLAACCFYLQPAAQTNNQALYVNKFPAEGLVLDSGWKLMKGDNKKWSATDYNDTAWKAINPALDVTEYRQLIGNDICWLRFHISLDSSFGNQPVYLHIVQNAATEIYLDGKPFIQYGKVSANRQQVKAYNPINQSVPLVFDFSGQHVIAVRLCLPNYITDYAYPSLNNALFKMRIGLWSQQQQRVDSFHNSFGMTVSKAAIFIIVLLLHFAFYFVYRKEKVNLWLGVFDLFNAAGYVLYALLVYKIHDVDLSNMLRIPGSLFFTIGSWFLLLATYSGFYLKRGFWWWFFFIFMVATIALYFTPFNDVISQYVNPQIFIYPFLASLESIRLSYLSLRKKNGKINPLAQVMIFCVLSCAAAVVALQVKDFGSEDLNSFFSGLISVALLGLPISFFMYVAIEFRYFYNKLVRAQELKTKISLDLHDDLGTKLSTARMFLRSIKGSQTPKNTTLLGNAISLIDNSIMDLRLVMNDLESPTLIDKGYMAATEELVNRINDLQEINFTLSANVVGKRMDQKAEYNLFRITQELINNTLKYAHAKNVSIELVNRDDKIIFMYEDDGKGFDLTTPAKGYGLSNITTRSQALNAELEFDSKPGAGFRTIIEFPLVYA; from the coding sequence ATGATGAAATATGCTGTTTACATATTGTTTTGTACGCTTGCTGCCTGTTGCTTTTACCTGCAGCCGGCGGCGCAAACAAATAACCAAGCACTGTATGTAAACAAATTTCCGGCAGAAGGCCTGGTACTTGACAGTGGTTGGAAATTGATGAAAGGAGATAACAAAAAATGGTCGGCCACAGACTATAATGACACAGCATGGAAAGCAATTAATCCTGCATTGGATGTTACTGAATACAGGCAACTCATTGGCAATGACATTTGCTGGCTGCGCTTTCATATTTCTTTAGACAGCAGCTTTGGTAACCAGCCTGTGTATTTGCATATTGTACAAAACGCTGCTACAGAAATTTATCTTGATGGCAAACCATTTATTCAGTATGGAAAGGTATCTGCCAACAGGCAGCAGGTTAAGGCTTACAACCCCATCAACCAGTCTGTACCGCTTGTGTTTGACTTTAGCGGGCAGCATGTAATTGCAGTAAGGTTATGTTTACCAAATTATATAACAGACTACGCGTATCCTTCGCTAAACAATGCGTTGTTTAAAATGCGTATTGGTTTGTGGTCTCAACAGCAGCAACGTGTGGATTCTTTTCACAACAGTTTTGGTATGACGGTTTCAAAGGCAGCCATTTTTATTATTGTTTTATTGCTGCATTTTGCTTTTTATTTTGTGTACCGCAAAGAAAAAGTAAACCTGTGGCTGGGTGTATTCGATCTTTTCAACGCAGCCGGTTATGTGTTGTACGCTTTGCTGGTTTACAAAATACATGATGTGGACCTGAGTAATATGTTACGTATTCCCGGTTCATTATTTTTCACCATCGGAAGCTGGTTCCTGTTGCTGGCAACTTATAGCGGTTTTTACCTGAAGCGTGGTTTTTGGTGGTGGTTCTTTTTTATTTTTATGGTTGCTACTATTGCGCTTTATTTTACACCGTTTAATGATGTTATCAGCCAGTATGTAAACCCGCAAATTTTTATATACCCGTTCCTTGCAAGCCTGGAAAGCATCAGGCTGTCTTACTTATCGCTGCGCAAGAAAAACGGTAAGATCAACCCGCTGGCCCAGGTAATGATCTTCTGCGTGCTTTCCTGCGCTGCAGCGGTTGTGGCACTGCAGGTAAAAGATTTTGGATCAGAAGATCTTAACTCCTTCTTTAGTGGTTTAATAAGTGTAGCTTTATTAGGCCTCCCGATTTCTTTCTTTATGTATGTAGCCATAGAGTTTCGTTATTTCTATAACAAGCTGGTAAGGGCACAGGAGCTCAAGACAAAAATTTCACTCGATCTGCATGATGATCTTGGTACAAAACTGTCTACGGCAAGAATGTTTTTACGAAGCATTAAAGGCAGCCAGACACCAAAAAATACAACGCTGCTCGGAAATGCAATCTCGCTCATTGATAATTCTATTATGGACCTGCGGCTGGTGATGAACGATCTCGAATCTCCAACGCTGATTGATAAAGGATACATGGCTGCAACAGAAGAACTGGTAAACCGGATAAACGATCTGCAGGAAATCAACTTCACGCTTTCTGCAAACGTTGTTGGCAAGAGAATGGATCAGAAAGCCGAATACAACCTTTTTAGAATTACGCAGGAGCTTATAAACAACACCCTCAAATATGCACATGCAAAAAATGTAAGTATTGAGCTTGTTAACCGTGATGATAAAATTATTTTTATGTACGAAGATGACGGCAAAGGTTTTGATCTTACCACGCCTGCAAAAGGTTATGGTTTATCAAACATCACCACACGTTCCCAGGCGCTGAATGCCGAGCTGGAATTTGATTCAAAACCAGGAGCCGGTTTTCGTACAATCATTGAATTCCCTTTAGTTTATGCCTGA
- a CDS encoding PQQ-dependent sugar dehydrogenase, which yields MRKQHLLPMKLINALCIALLIGCTTKIFAQPKLVFTPLITNLNKPIAIRHAADASGRMFICEQGGLIKIYKNGALQSRPFLDLRSVVESGQEYPGLYSIAFAPDYATSRYFFVYYVTKDNFTVIARYRTSKRDPDSAVLASGVTLLSINGRGTGGAHTGDMHFGKDGYLYISFNDGSFYANSTKFAQDGQSLLGKILRLNVTLETAPYYTVPPDNPYVNNPAVKSEIWAFGIRNAWRWSFDRVNNFMWIADVGADKWEEVNVRTAGQQPAGPNFGWPCYEGNARFDTSGCRTKKNYVFPVFQYKHETATSAEVITGGYVYRGTAFPDLYGYYVCADYTTGNGWSVFRDESGTITNYRQKGLPTGIVDFGEDESGELYACSLSDGTVYRISTKTPAIIAAAGKPSQ from the coding sequence ATGAGAAAACAACACCTGCTCCCAATGAAGCTTATCAATGCCTTGTGCATTGCACTGTTGATTGGTTGCACCACGAAAATCTTTGCGCAACCAAAACTTGTATTCACGCCGCTTATTACAAATCTCAATAAACCTATTGCCATACGCCATGCAGCAGATGCATCCGGCAGAATGTTTATCTGCGAACAAGGTGGCCTGATAAAGATCTATAAAAACGGGGCCTTGCAAAGCAGGCCTTTCCTGGACCTGCGCAGTGTAGTAGAAAGCGGACAGGAATACCCGGGTTTGTATTCAATTGCATTTGCACCCGATTATGCCACCAGCCGCTATTTTTTTGTGTACTATGTAACCAAAGACAACTTTACTGTTATAGCAAGGTACCGCACCAGTAAAAGAGATCCGGATTCTGCAGTGCTTGCTTCTGGTGTTACCTTATTATCGATCAATGGCCGGGGTACGGGTGGCGCCCATACGGGTGATATGCATTTTGGTAAAGACGGCTATTTATACATCTCTTTCAATGATGGTAGCTTTTATGCCAACTCAACAAAATTTGCACAGGATGGTCAGTCTCTTCTTGGAAAAATACTGCGGCTCAATGTAACACTTGAAACAGCACCTTATTACACTGTTCCTCCAGACAATCCTTATGTAAATAATCCTGCTGTTAAAAGTGAAATATGGGCCTTTGGTATACGCAATGCGTGGCGCTGGAGTTTTGACCGCGTGAATAATTTTATGTGGATTGCTGATGTAGGTGCAGACAAATGGGAAGAAGTAAATGTAAGAACGGCAGGGCAGCAACCTGCCGGGCCAAACTTTGGCTGGCCCTGTTACGAAGGCAACGCCAGGTTCGATACTTCCGGCTGCAGGACAAAAAAGAATTATGTATTTCCTGTCTTTCAATATAAGCATGAAACGGCAACAAGTGCCGAAGTAATAACCGGTGGCTATGTATACAGGGGCACAGCTTTCCCGGACTTGTATGGCTATTATGTTTGCGCTGATTATACAACAGGGAATGGCTGGAGTGTTTTCAGGGATGAAAGTGGTACGATTACCAATTACAGGCAAAAAGGTTTACCAACAGGAATTGTAGATTTTGGTGAAGACGAAAGCGGCGAACTTTATGCCTGTTCCTTATCTGACGGCACCGTATACCGTATAAGCACAAAAACACCGGCCATAATTGCCGCTGCAGGAAAACCATCACAATAA
- a CDS encoding ABC transporter ATP-binding protein has protein sequence MKKYGRILGYLKAYRSKTVLYFICILFSIVFSVVSVGMLMPFMDLIFKGDNGTTGLTENTDNPIVKFVRETLIDIIRSGGENGKTKALAVICIMIMLSIFFKNLFVYLSFYILNPIKNAIVNTLRLDIYDKILSLPIGYFTEKRKGDLMSRTTNDLGEVESSVVGVLEGWVTYPLTIIVNLVILFVLSPRLTFFVLLFIPVMGFIIGRISRSLKKQSQQVAEKYGESVSILDETLGGLRVIKAFNVENILRSKFYHINNVLLKARNHISYRRDMASPMSEFLGVTMFCGILYFGGSLVLNDNIMEGSAFLTYLALFYNIINPAKSLSTSFSNVQKGSAAMARIDEVLNAPVTVDDNPNGRKITAFNNAIEFRNVSFSYEDYSILKNINLTIKKGQTVALVGSSGAGKSTLADLVPRFHDVTSGELLIDGVNIKDYALKDLRQLMGIVTQEPILFNDTIAANIALGKENAAQQDVIHAAKIANAHNFIEFKEQGYETNIGDRGTKLSGGERQRLTIARAVLKNPPILILDEATSSLDTESERLVQDAINHLMQDRTSIVIAHRLSTVRHADEIIVLQKGAIAERGTHDELIARGGIYYRLVDMQEVK, from the coding sequence ATGAAGAAATACGGAAGGATATTAGGTTATCTTAAAGCATACAGGTCAAAAACAGTTTTATATTTTATCTGCATATTGTTTTCAATTGTATTTTCTGTTGTGTCGGTAGGTATGCTGATGCCTTTTATGGACCTTATTTTTAAAGGCGATAACGGAACAACCGGGCTTACTGAAAACACAGACAACCCTATTGTAAAATTTGTAAGAGAAACGTTGATTGACATTATACGCTCCGGCGGCGAAAATGGAAAAACAAAAGCGCTGGCTGTCATCTGTATAATGATTATGCTTTCTATTTTCTTTAAAAACCTGTTTGTTTATTTATCCTTCTATATACTCAACCCTATAAAAAATGCTATTGTAAACACACTGCGGCTCGATATATATGATAAAATTTTAAGCCTGCCCATCGGCTACTTTACGGAAAAAAGAAAGGGCGATCTTATGAGCCGTACCACCAATGATCTTGGCGAGGTGGAAAGCTCTGTGGTAGGTGTGCTGGAAGGCTGGGTTACCTACCCGCTCACCATCATCGTAAACCTTGTAATATTGTTTGTACTGAGCCCCCGGTTAACTTTTTTTGTGTTGCTGTTTATACCTGTAATGGGCTTTATTATTGGCCGTATAAGCCGCTCACTAAAGAAGCAATCGCAACAGGTTGCTGAAAAATATGGCGAGTCTGTTTCAATACTCGATGAAACGCTGGGCGGGCTCAGGGTTATTAAAGCGTTCAACGTAGAAAATATACTCAGAAGTAAATTTTACCACATCAATAATGTACTACTGAAGGCCAGGAACCACATCAGTTACCGGAGAGATATGGCCTCTCCCATGTCAGAGTTTCTTGGCGTTACCATGTTTTGCGGCATATTGTACTTTGGCGGCAGCCTTGTGCTCAACGATAATATTATGGAAGGCTCTGCATTTCTTACCTATCTCGCCTTATTCTATAATATTATCAATCCTGCAAAATCATTGTCTACTTCCTTCTCCAATGTACAGAAGGGCAGCGCCGCTATGGCAAGAATAGATGAAGTACTAAATGCGCCGGTTACAGTTGATGACAACCCCAATGGCAGGAAGATAACCGCTTTCAATAATGCCATCGAGTTTCGTAATGTTTCGTTCTCTTATGAAGATTATAGTATTCTCAAGAATATCAATCTTACTATAAAAAAAGGGCAAACGGTGGCGCTGGTAGGCAGCAGCGGCGCAGGTAAATCCACCCTGGCAGACCTGGTGCCGCGCTTTCACGATGTTACATCGGGCGAGTTGCTCATAGATGGTGTTAATATCAAAGACTATGCACTTAAAGATCTGCGGCAGTTAATGGGTATTGTAACACAGGAACCAATTTTGTTCAATGATACCATCGCTGCCAATATTGCACTTGGTAAAGAAAATGCCGCACAGCAGGATGTAATCCACGCTGCTAAAATTGCCAATGCGCACAATTTTATCGAATTCAAAGAGCAGGGCTACGAAACCAATATCGGAGACCGTGGCACAAAACTAAGCGGCGGAGAAAGGCAACGCTTAACCATTGCCCGTGCTGTACTCAAAAACCCGCCGATCCTTATTTTAGACGAGGCAACTTCTTCACTCGATACAGAAAGCGAAAGACTGGTGCAGGATGCTATCAACCATCTTATGCAGGATAGAACATCAATCGTTATTGCACACCGGCTTAGTACCGTGCGTCATGCAGACGAAATCATTGTTTTGCAAAAAGGAGCAATTGCAGAACGTGGCACCCACGACGAGCTGATTGCCAGGGGTGGCATTTATTACCGCCTGGTAGATATGCAGGAAGTGAAATAA